The proteins below are encoded in one region of Flavobacterium nackdongense:
- a CDS encoding putative porin → MRISLLLVFLCCSSLLFSQEKNSNKPNLLDNLIGKDSVNPKAPVATIDMYRAITLERDTTYIDTSLTIQKKYSHNYLRKDLFGLLPFPNEGQTYNTLQYSLTSFSPLPEFGFKAKHFNFLEANQIRYYSVATPVTELYFKSVMKKGQNVDAFFAVNTSKRFNFSLAYKGLRSEGKYVNQLTSTGNFRFTTSYNTKNKRYFANAHFTGQDLMNEENGGITTAEDFESGNTAFLQRDRLEVFLTDARSFLKGKRVFLDHVFRINPTEGNNNLYVSHQFNYENKFFEYNQPTVASSVGGTAVYRFGESYKTSNINDQTHYNKTYNKLGLTYENTTLGKFNFYLDDFFSNYYYNQILILDSETVPASLSRRIDCYGGQYEYRKNKWTGNFLLSRSLTNQSLSNLDAKMQYELNDETLLSFQYQNINKLPNDNYNLYQSSYVNYNWSNDFKNEKINSIIANAHSPWVNVSVQYSTLNDHLYFVDVTTAAQMAERQQIVAPAQYANTINYLSVKANNEFRFGKFALENTLLYQKVDQSDLVLNVPEFVTRNTFYFSQNLFRKALFFQTGITLNYFTNYFGNEYNPVIGEFFVQNQKEIGNYANLDFFLNARIQRTRIYFTLEHFNSSLSGYNYYSSPNNPTGDFIIRFGLVWNFFQ, encoded by the coding sequence ATGAGAATTTCTTTGCTGCTGGTTTTTTTGTGTTGCTCTTCTTTGCTTTTTTCTCAAGAGAAAAACAGTAATAAACCCAACTTATTGGATAATTTAATTGGTAAGGATTCCGTCAATCCTAAAGCGCCCGTGGCTACTATTGATATGTATCGAGCGATTACTTTGGAGCGCGACACGACTTATATCGATACTTCGCTCACGATTCAGAAAAAGTACAGTCATAATTATTTGCGAAAAGATCTTTTTGGACTTTTGCCTTTTCCTAACGAGGGGCAAACCTACAATACCTTGCAATACAGTTTGACTTCTTTTTCGCCACTTCCTGAGTTTGGATTCAAAGCCAAGCATTTTAATTTTCTGGAAGCCAATCAAATTCGATATTATTCGGTGGCGACTCCGGTGACCGAATTGTATTTTAAATCGGTGATGAAAAAAGGGCAAAATGTAGACGCTTTTTTTGCTGTAAACACCTCTAAAAGATTCAATTTTTCGTTGGCATACAAAGGATTACGCTCCGAGGGGAAATACGTGAATCAGCTCACTAGCACGGGGAATTTTAGGTTTACCACAAGTTATAATACCAAAAACAAACGCTATTTTGCCAATGCTCATTTCACGGGTCAAGATTTGATGAATGAGGAAAACGGCGGAATCACTACGGCAGAAGATTTTGAAAGTGGTAACACTGCGTTTTTACAAAGAGATCGATTGGAGGTATTTTTGACCGATGCTAGGTCGTTTTTGAAAGGGAAACGCGTGTTTTTAGACCATGTTTTTCGGATAAATCCAACGGAAGGCAATAATAATTTGTATGTAAGCCATCAGTTCAATTACGAGAATAAATTTTTTGAATACAATCAGCCAACAGTAGCATCGAGTGTGGGAGGAACTGCGGTGTATCGTTTTGGGGAATCTTACAAAACCAGCAATATCAACGACCAAACGCATTATAATAAAACTTATAATAAACTGGGATTGACTTATGAAAATACCACTTTAGGAAAGTTCAATTTTTATCTGGATGATTTCTTCAGCAATTATTATTACAACCAAATATTGATACTAGATTCGGAAACAGTGCCAGCCTCATTGAGCCGAAGAATTGATTGTTATGGAGGTCAGTATGAATATAGAAAAAATAAATGGACGGGAAATTTTCTGTTATCAAGATCGCTGACCAATCAATCGCTCTCCAATTTAGATGCGAAAATGCAATATGAATTGAATGATGAAACTTTGCTTTCGTTCCAATATCAAAACATCAATAAGTTGCCGAATGACAACTATAATTTGTATCAAAGTAGTTATGTGAATTACAATTGGTCGAACGATTTCAAGAATGAAAAAATAAATTCTATCATTGCCAATGCTCATTCGCCTTGGGTCAATGTGTCCGTGCAATATTCGACTCTAAATGACCATTTGTATTTTGTAGATGTAACAACTGCTGCTCAAATGGCGGAGCGACAGCAAATTGTTGCACCTGCGCAATATGCCAACACGATTAATTATTTGTCGGTAAAAGCCAATAATGAGTTCAGATTTGGAAAATTTGCCTTAGAAAATACGCTGCTCTATCAAAAAGTAGATCAATCGGATTTGGTGCTGAACGTTCCGGAATTTGTTACCAGAAACACGTTTTATTTCTCGCAAAATTTGTTTCGCAAGGCCTTGTTTTTTCAAACCGGAATTACCTTGAACTATTTTACAAATTATTTCGGCAACGAATACAATCCGGTTATAGGCGAGTTTTTTGTTCAAAACCAAAAAGAAATCGGAAATTATGCCAATTTAGATTTCTTCCTTAATGCGCGAATTCAAAGGACTCGAATCTATTTTACTTTGGAGCATTTCAACTCTTCGCTTTCGGGATACAATTATTATTCATCGCCTAATAATCCCACTGGAGATTTCATCATTCGCTTTGGATTGGTTTGGAATTTTTTCCAGTAG
- a CDS encoding C40 family peptidase produces MKGFKWIVFVFLISSVSVFSQENYTQHAVAKGETVSEIAKKYKVTTAVIYELNPDAVNGIKPKTVLLIPISKVKIPKNNRSEVSSAMPTATHEVLPKETVYGIAKQANISVAQLYSINPNLEKEGLRIGQSIKVPQTAEDKLAATSASTKVADNIQSNESEKNISKDKVASNAIDDDKVEVQNSETTHEVMPKESWYSISRKYGITVAALQKANPNIDKSSLRLGQKIDIPANLNTNSKQLSAIVQEKKEQNKETVSTKKESMQPQVVSPKPVQATADIKEANTTTHIVLPKESLYFISRKYGISVAEIQKANPELGTKSLKAGQKITIPAKNKVVLPEVEKKEDIEIKATAVVVEKPKEETVIPTENVITHEVLPKETKYGIAKKYGLSVTELEKQNPSVVKKLLVGSVLKIFTSVVVEKTLEVEKAIALEGAFVKEKFENKEMSMVHDAVFVEQLISRASENMGTRYRSGGTTTEGFDCSGLMCYTFANTDVKLPRSSGEMAEFGSKIDIQNAQKGDLIFFKTRGSGRINHVGMVVEVLDGEIKFIHSATHGGVMISSTKESYYERNLVQVNRVL; encoded by the coding sequence ATGAAGGGTTTTAAATGGATTGTATTCGTATTTCTTATCAGTAGTGTATCTGTTTTTTCTCAAGAGAACTACACTCAACATGCAGTTGCTAAAGGCGAAACCGTTAGCGAAATTGCAAAGAAATATAAGGTTACAACTGCAGTTATTTATGAACTTAACCCGGATGCTGTTAATGGAATTAAGCCAAAAACAGTTTTGTTGATTCCTATTTCTAAAGTCAAAATACCAAAAAATAATAGGTCGGAGGTGTCTTCAGCAATGCCAACTGCCACCCACGAAGTTTTGCCAAAGGAAACCGTCTATGGAATAGCAAAGCAAGCAAATATCAGTGTTGCTCAATTGTATAGTATTAATCCTAACTTAGAAAAGGAGGGACTTAGGATAGGTCAATCTATTAAAGTTCCGCAAACTGCTGAGGATAAATTAGCAGCTACTTCAGCAAGCACCAAAGTCGCAGATAATATTCAGTCGAACGAGTCAGAAAAGAACATTTCAAAGGATAAAGTGGCTAGCAATGCGATTGATGATGATAAAGTCGAGGTTCAAAACAGTGAAACAACACACGAAGTTATGCCTAAAGAATCTTGGTATTCTATTTCCAGAAAGTACGGAATCACAGTAGCTGCATTGCAAAAAGCCAATCCAAATATTGATAAATCATCTTTAAGGCTAGGGCAAAAGATTGATATTCCGGCCAATTTGAATACCAATTCAAAACAACTTAGCGCGATTGTTCAAGAGAAAAAGGAGCAAAATAAGGAAACTGTTTCTACTAAAAAGGAGTCTATGCAACCTCAAGTAGTTAGTCCAAAACCTGTTCAGGCGACAGCAGATATCAAAGAGGCGAATACAACAACTCACATTGTTTTGCCAAAGGAATCCTTGTATTTCATATCCAGAAAATATGGGATTTCGGTTGCAGAAATTCAAAAAGCGAATCCTGAATTAGGAACTAAATCATTAAAAGCGGGACAAAAAATTACCATTCCAGCAAAAAATAAAGTCGTTTTGCCTGAGGTCGAAAAGAAAGAGGATATAGAGATAAAAGCGACTGCAGTGGTTGTCGAAAAACCCAAAGAAGAGACCGTTATTCCAACTGAAAATGTAATTACACATGAAGTTTTGCCCAAGGAAACCAAGTACGGAATTGCGAAAAAATATGGTCTTTCAGTTACTGAATTGGAAAAACAGAATCCTTCAGTTGTCAAAAAGTTATTGGTAGGTTCGGTGCTTAAAATTTTTACCTCGGTTGTTGTAGAGAAAACCCTTGAGGTTGAAAAGGCGATTGCGCTTGAGGGAGCATTTGTCAAAGAAAAGTTTGAAAATAAAGAAATGAGTATGGTGCACGACGCCGTTTTTGTCGAGCAGTTGATTTCGCGAGCTTCAGAGAATATGGGCACCCGATATCGTTCTGGCGGCACCACTACCGAAGGTTTTGATTGCTCTGGATTAATGTGTTATACTTTTGCCAATACGGATGTTAAATTGCCAAGGTCTTCTGGGGAGATGGCTGAATTTGGTTCAAAAATAGACATTCAAAATGCGCAAAAAGGCGATTTGATTTTCTTTAAAACCAGAGGAAGTGGCCGAATAAACCATGTAGGAATGGTTGTCGAAGTGCTCGATGGCGAAATTAAATTTATTCATTCTGCCACTCACGGAGGTGTGATGATATCTTCTACCAAAGAATCGTATTACGAAAGGAATTTGGTGCAGGTGAATCGGGTGCTGTAA
- a CDS encoding S9 family peptidase, whose product MKPIAILLILFFAGQTFAQTNVKRNLKPSDVYRLQNLSDPRVSPDGSWVAYTLSTVDSVKNKRNSDIWMVSWDGKESIQLTNSPESESQPNWSPDGKYLSFVSSRNGLKGSQIWIMNRRGGEAKQLTDIKKGDLDDYEWSPDGTKIALTIKTQLDTAKVKTPKPIVIDRYHFKQDIEGYLTRKPTHLYLYDIATKKMDTLTKGNFDEKEPKWSPDGSKIAFLSNRSTDPDRNENTDIWVIDAKKDAAIKQITTWTGSDTSLQWSPDGKQIAYLRSTSPDNYIMYDQNVLCVVSSNGGEPKVLSKTLDRPVGSPRWTQTGSSVMAVVTDDRTRYVAEFSATDAKMNKIVSGNRSFTTLERHPSGSFLVSMSDSQTPTEIYALEGGAVRRLTKHQDAFLEKLQLASVEGFTSKSKDGMLVSNLLYRPANAVIGKKLPTIFYIHGGPVGQDEYSFDLTRQMLAAAGYAVVGVNYRGSNGRGLDFCKVISGDWGNKEVLDILGAADYLVQKGIADPDKLGIGGWSYGGILTDYTIATDTRFKAAASGAGVAMVSSMYGVDQYILQYDNEIGQPWKNFDKYIALSYPFLKANKIKTPTQFMVGESDFNVPAVGSEQMYQAFKSIGIPTELIIYPGQFHGITNPSFQKDRFERYLTWFNTYLMKK is encoded by the coding sequence ATGAAACCAATTGCGATACTTTTAATTTTATTTTTTGCAGGACAAACTTTTGCGCAAACCAACGTAAAACGCAATCTGAAACCTTCTGATGTATACCGTTTGCAAAACTTGAGTGATCCTCGTGTTTCACCAGATGGGAGTTGGGTGGCTTATACACTTTCGACTGTTGATTCTGTAAAGAACAAAAGAAATTCGGATATCTGGATGGTTTCTTGGGATGGCAAAGAATCTATCCAACTTACCAATAGCCCAGAAAGTGAATCTCAACCCAATTGGAGCCCTGACGGCAAATATTTGTCATTTGTATCTTCCAGAAACGGGCTCAAAGGGAGTCAAATATGGATTATGAATAGACGTGGAGGCGAGGCAAAACAATTGACTGATATCAAAAAAGGGGACTTAGATGATTATGAATGGTCTCCAGATGGAACCAAAATAGCTTTGACTATCAAAACCCAATTGGATACGGCAAAAGTAAAAACTCCAAAACCAATTGTGATCGATCGTTATCATTTCAAACAAGATATTGAAGGCTATCTTACTCGAAAACCAACCCATCTATATCTTTATGACATTGCAACCAAAAAAATGGATACGCTCACCAAAGGGAATTTTGACGAAAAGGAACCGAAGTGGTCGCCTGACGGGTCAAAAATCGCTTTTTTAAGTAATCGCAGCACCGATCCAGACAGAAACGAAAATACGGATATTTGGGTGATTGATGCCAAGAAGGATGCCGCAATCAAACAAATAACAACCTGGACAGGATCGGATACATCGCTGCAGTGGAGTCCTGACGGTAAGCAAATTGCCTACTTAAGATCAACTTCGCCGGATAATTATATAATGTACGATCAAAATGTTTTGTGTGTTGTTTCTTCGAATGGCGGAGAACCAAAAGTATTGTCAAAAACTTTAGACAGACCAGTCGGAAGTCCAAGATGGACACAGACCGGATCGTCGGTAATGGCTGTGGTGACTGACGATAGAACGAGATATGTTGCTGAATTTTCAGCTACTGATGCTAAAATGAATAAAATCGTAAGTGGCAATCGTAGTTTTACAACCCTAGAACGCCATCCTTCTGGTAGTTTTCTCGTTAGTATGAGCGATTCACAAACACCGACAGAAATTTATGCTCTCGAAGGAGGTGCGGTCCGTCGTTTGACAAAACATCAAGACGCGTTTTTAGAAAAATTACAACTGGCCAGTGTCGAAGGCTTTACATCAAAAAGCAAAGACGGGATGTTGGTTTCAAATCTGCTGTATCGCCCTGCGAATGCTGTAATTGGGAAAAAGTTACCCACTATTTTCTATATTCACGGTGGTCCTGTGGGGCAAGACGAATATAGTTTTGATCTTACTCGACAAATGTTGGCAGCGGCTGGTTATGCTGTCGTAGGCGTCAATTATAGAGGTTCCAACGGACGCGGTTTGGATTTTTGTAAAGTTATTTCTGGTGATTGGGGTAACAAGGAAGTCTTAGATATCTTGGGTGCAGCAGATTATTTGGTGCAAAAGGGTATTGCAGATCCCGATAAATTAGGAATTGGAGGATGGAGTTATGGCGGAATTTTGACCGATTATACCATAGCAACGGATACTCGTTTTAAAGCGGCTGCAAGCGGAGCTGGAGTGGCAATGGTTTCCTCAATGTATGGAGTCGATCAGTATATCCTGCAGTATGATAATGAAATTGGACAACCTTGGAAGAATTTTGATAAATATATTGCGCTTTCCTATCCTTTTTTGAAAGCGAACAAAATCAAAACGCCTACGCAGTTCATGGTCGGCGAAAGTGATTTTAATGTGCCTGCTGTGGGTAGTGAGCAAATGTATCAGGCCTTTAAATCTATCGGAATACCAACAGAACTTATTATCTATCCGGGGCAGTTTCACGGCATTACAAATCCGAGTTTTCAAAAGGATCGTTTTGAACGTTATTTGACTTGGTTCAATACCTATTTGATGAAAAAATAG
- a CDS encoding 3'-5' exonuclease: protein MTFTAIDFETATAYHPCSVGIVTVENGIIVDEFVTLIQPPRNEYNPFTIAVHGIYPRDTANAKTFLQVFPEIQKRLQNRVVVAHNESFDRNVLAKSMALYGLNYEDLNIGSRWQCTVKIYKAKGLKPTKLSDCCRAMQIELNHHEALSDARACAKLYLLR from the coding sequence ATGACTTTCACCGCTATAGATTTCGAAACAGCAACTGCCTATCATCCTTGTTCGGTGGGGATTGTTACGGTCGAAAACGGAATTATTGTTGATGAATTTGTGACTTTAATACAACCGCCACGAAACGAATACAATCCCTTTACGATTGCGGTTCACGGAATTTATCCTCGTGATACTGCGAATGCTAAAACCTTCTTGCAGGTCTTTCCTGAGATTCAAAAGCGATTGCAAAACCGTGTGGTAGTTGCGCATAACGAAAGTTTCGACCGAAATGTTTTGGCCAAATCGATGGCACTTTATGGCTTGAATTATGAAGATTTGAATATTGGCTCGAGATGGCAATGCACCGTAAAAATCTACAAAGCCAAAGGTTTGAAGCCGACAAAATTAAGCGATTGCTGCCGTGCAATGCAGATAGAACTCAATCATCACGAAGCCTTATCCGATGCTCGAGCCTGCGCCAAATTGTATTTGTTGCGGTGA